Within the Vanacampus margaritifer isolate UIUO_Vmar chromosome 8, RoL_Vmar_1.0, whole genome shotgun sequence genome, the region tttcccttaaaattgtatgaaattaatggcaattttctattctcatTTCTATGATTGCAAAACGACCTCAAGAGGACAGGATACTGATACCGTGAAATAACGCCCGGtatcgataccgatacctggaaTTGGTACTCACCCATTCCATCTCTCTACAAAACATTCAATAACTTCATATTTGCCAGATTAGAAATAAGAATACGTGTCAACGTTTTAAATCTATGAGAATGTTGAACTACACGACACAactttttcaacacttttcttGTGTCATTTCATGTATTTCACAAAAGGGATTTGCGTAATCTTCTCCTGGCTATGAGACATTTTGGTGAGTGTCTTGTGTGAGTGGAGGGAATTTCCTTTCAGTGAATTATCATCCTGACAGTCTGAGTCTTACagtataaataatttttatctTTAATTTTTCCATAAACTTGTCCTGATGTGACttttaattttgtcatttattaaacattgtgctgttaaaaatgaatctgcaaataatatatataaacccctttgtcaatgtttttatattgaGACAGATGTTCAAGCAATTGCAACACATTTTAGCTtctatttattgttttagtagtaaaaaaaaaaaaatctaatctaatcCTTTAATTAAGTTCTGAATAATTGTATTGTAaaattgtaatgtaaaatgaTATGACTTATTTGCACACCTCCGATCCCAGGTTGTTGTCTGGATTTCAGCTTTTCTGAGTGCATTCTACACGTTGCATCTCATGGTGGTACAGACGTGGAGAACACGGTCCAACCGCATGGTTGGCACCCGGCCAGGCAGCAACGGAAGGGAACACGTTGATCCTGGTTATAACAAAGGTGACATAACACCAGCGAATTTGATTCTGCAAGTCCACTGGGAGGTTGTCACCCGGATGAGTAATATCGTGAGGCGCCAGGAGGGAGACTGTCTCTCACATGCTGTTGGAACATTTTATTCAAAAGAGCAAAGATAATAGGCCAAGAAAACAACTGCGATCAAAGAACACAAACGGGCCTTCATTCTATTGATGAAGGCTTTCCATGGTCCGGTACTGACTGGcttgtttttccacaaaaaaaaatgatgttggcGGGCGGCGTGTTCTCCAGCTCGCTATGCTTACGTGGAAGTCACGATGACCTCATCTGACCTGACGTGAAATGAAATGCTTGGATAAATGTTTATACTGACGTACTGTGTGAGACCACATTGTTTGTTCCATCCTCGACATCCTGGATTTGTTATGGACAAATCATAAGCCTtcgacaaaaacatttaaaaaatatctgcccttttttttctcttcctgtcACATATGTATTTCCGTATATTTGTGCATGTGAGAGGAATagcttaaaaatgaaaaatcatgGTGgtgcaatgtttttaaaataataataataatttgtctttacattcttatctttttttttattgaatatttgtgtCTTGTGATTATGGGTGTGTTTAATCAACACAAtgtatcatcttttttttttcttcatccatGTAAAACCCTGTGtctattattaaataaaatttactgtattttttccctcttcagcAAGTACTTCTTAGTAGTCTTATCTTTTTAAGatgtaaaagtttttaaaaaaacaacaaccaaaactgAGAGGCAGTTGCGGGAATCCGTCTGTCTTGTGTCTCGGTGTAACCAGAAGCACGCGGGTGAGTTCATTTAGGGATACAGCCTGCACAGTCATCAGGAAGTGAAACAGAACAGAATGTGCTGTACTAATCGGACTGAAAAACACTACCCCTGAGTGGATGCATGAAAAAAGACAAGTCATTCACAGCAGTCGTGCATGCTTGTGGgtactaaacaaaataaataaatagtgctcAACTCTTTATTTTGTGATAGAAAAGACAAGATGCTGGCGATCAAATCAAGTTAGGAGAGCGCGTACCCTTCAACAAGCGCTGAGACAAAAATAAGCCGAGCCGAGCGACATAAAGCTCTTTTGTGTTGAGGCCATCCGTGTTACGTACGTGGCGTAATCTCCTGTGTGTTTCTGTTGATCCCTGAACTTTTACCCTGTGGATGAGCAGAGACAGTAAaacgcaataaaaaaaagatttaaaaaacttGCATGAATTTGTTGCCTACATTGGTTTCACAAGGTTGGACATGATTGATGCATAATAACATGACATCAGAGAAATATCATGATTTGTAAACCAATTGTAAagacattgtttgtttttgtagaatCATAATTACAATCAGCAAAATATGTGTTGACTTaagatcaaatttttttttagattggaGCGCTGCGTGTACTCAacacacttcacaacaagcagcagtttggtagATAGTCAACTattcttcagaaaacaggcttCAAGCAGCTAGCTTTACTTTTGATGCGTCcattagcttgatgctaacaaacggttgaagtttactgtcacgaaaaacaaacaaaaacaattccacTTGTATTTTAATAGTTTAATACTAACAAACAGTTGACATTTACtgtcacaaaataaaacatataacACAAAAAgaattataattgtttttgaaCCAATTTAGCATAATGCTAATAAACATATTGTCGACGGGCTAACAAACGCATTGTGGAAAGCGAATGGACGGATagaaagtttaaaaaagtaaatgtgaAGAACTACTCTATCTGCTCAGGGAGTGTAGCGCATTATTACAAGAAAAGTACTCAACCAGTTTCTTGGCAAAGCATGGCTTATAgaagtaaacatgacatttttgtgcGAATGCAGGCTTTCTGTTTTTGCTGGGGATACACGCCGACTTCTACCAAGGCCAAACTGAACAAAACATTATGTAGGCTGCATGATGCACACTTGCAAATATTTACATCTGCTGTCCTGAGTAAAACCTTTAATCCTCaattctttgtttatttaatccCTGGAATGAGGAGCACAAACATAATCATGGAAATGTATGAAACAGCCTTGTGGATACCGAATACAATTTCTACAAAACATCCAACATAAACTTCTTTCCATCAGGGAGAACGTTATTTACAGAAACTAAATGCGCAGAGTTATATTAAAATCTGGCAACACAGGCAGGAAAATCTGTCAAGAGGCAATTTGATCCATCACGCCTCACTAATTAGAggttggttgtgtgtgtgtgtgggggggtaatTTCAGCATAACAAGGTTAAATGTTCACAGTGACAGTTGGAGCCTTATCTAAACATTCACGGGTGTGGCGGCACTCAGCAATCACCACAAACAAGACACAGTATGTAAGTATTATTGTGATTCCAAAAAAGAGCAACAGAATACAATCAATCACTTATgtcataataaaaattaaaattaaaattaaaattaaaattaaaattaaaattaaaattaaaattaaaattaaaattaaaattaaaaacaaaaaaaaacataataaataaatgagtgaaTCTTTCTTGCCTTCTTGCACAACTTTTGTCCTAAAAGAACACAATGGCTTAAAACTAAACTATGCACTGGGCATGTACATGCAGCATATAGTACAAGGAGCATGTTTTGCGAGTCATCTCCTGTTGAGCAATAACTATCTTGATGATTTAGTCATATTCCCTGCTGAGAAATAAACAAACCACAGCAAATGGTTTGTGCATTTGAGGTCGTACAGCATGACGTCTGTGTTGTTTCTTGGCAGGACTTCGCACTCAAGATAAAACATTTGTCTCAATAATTTGAATATAAgtgtaaaaatatttacatttaaaaactgttCTCTTTTGATCCTTGAAAACAATTATTCTCCTGTAAACTACAACTGCTGAACAACATGATCAAAACTGACTCatctttaaatgcatatttcttagaaacaattctcaaaacTTCTTGCTTACAGATTTTGTTTTGTCCACGAGCACCACACTCCAGCAGCATTGATTTGTGAGGCCCCGTGGTAATTTGAGCAGGTGTTTTCCTCTGAAATAATATGTCAAAGACGTACAACTAATATGGTACTATATTTGAATTTGACTGTGCAAAGCGCACAAATTGCTTTTGATTTTCACCATCAAGTACAAGCAACTTATGGTTGTTCATGTATGCGTTTGGCTGCGCATGAGAGCAGAGGTTACAGGCCGCTACAGTATGATAAAACtgttaaatgagttaatttttttcaatgatttaaatcattttaatgaaTGTCCAAAGTTAATGTTTAACTTTGACAACCCTAACATGTGTATTTGTATTTCAAATGGTAAtggtcaacaaataaaatatttcacacaGTAGCTCGAACATTGACCTCCACCATGCTGCCCTCATCAAAATTACAtcatataaaattattaaatatttccctcattgtttataattaattagcttcacttttttaattgaacaattaaaaaaaatcctcgtTATTCTCATTTATTGAGATGCGTTTGAGTTTATATGCATATACACTTTAAATTATCTTTGTTAAAGCTGGTCAATCTGTTTCTTTTCCCCGTTTTCATTACACGCAATGACGTTAGAAAGAGAACATGAAAGAAACGTAAATTACACTGTATTCTCCACTGCGGTAGAGGGCGCTGTTTACCAAGCGGGGTCTCCCTGAAAGAGTAAGAACGTCATCCTTTCAAGCTGGCGCATCCTGCCGGTGTCGGTACCTAATAACAAGTTGAGCTAGTTCTGTGGTGGGACTGAACTCGACGGGAACCGTTTCAGTCGCGCAACGGCCTCCGTACTGGTGAGTTGAAGTCAAAAGGACGTTTTAAGTAAAACAAATACACTGTTTGGCCTCGACGGCGGTGTCGAATTGCGCTAGTCGATACGTAAGCGTGCTCGGAAACGTGTTGGATCGACCGTTGCGATGCTAATGTTGCTCGCTAACATTAGCGTCCGTGTACGCGTGTTTCATTAGAGGGGGGATGGGGAGCATAACAGGTTCTATTTTTACTGGCTAGCTTTCTTTGTTGAGTTTATAATAGTAATGAAGGTTTTGTAACCTCGCCACTCCAAGTGTTGACCAAAAAAAGCGCTGTTGACGCAGACGTTTACTTTGAAGGTACATTTGGAAACGGACGTGCTACATGTTGCTAGCGTGCGTCAGCTCGGCGGTTAGCAGGCAGCATTGCCGCGTTCCATTCGTTATTCCAAGTGTGGCGTCCAAAGACCGTGgctcaaaaaaaaactatttggcTCAAATGACATCACCCGTCTGAAAATATTAACGGATGCTCTTTTTTAGAAGTCATTTCATGCGCGATGGGGCTATTACTAATATGAATCTATCTAAATTCGACCTCAGTTGATCATAGTTGTTAATACATTGTATGTGTAATTTCATACAAAAAGCGAAAAGGAACTCTTAGGGGCAACCTCTACATTTAGTTCACCATACTAGGTAGCTGCTGTTGCAAACACCAATTTGATGTGAATAATAAGTGAGGcaatatttttcaaacaaatacTCATAGTACTTATGAGCATGACTGACCCAGTGACAAATTTttaaaaacgacaacaaaaattAACTCAATCCATTTCTAATGATGGCACTTTTAATGCGTGACACGGGTAACGTGAAAGTTTGGCTCAAGACTAGAGGATGGGACTGATAggggtttattttaattttttttgtaggccAGCATCGGTTCCAATTTGTGTTGTCAGATACccaaattttgactttgatactATACCTCGATACCGCTACTGAAACGGTACCTCGACAAAACTCTTAAAACACCAGCAAAATAActtcaagttattttttatctattattaattcaaaattttgGGATGTagacatgttaatttatgtacatactggttatatttatgtttatactgtatgtgctttcacattgcatgccatattcttgaagtactgtatttgactgcattctGATGTCATCCGTTCTAAATATTGGCAACACGGTGGCactccaatgactcaatgtaacgttgagtgtgcgtgcacgtctctgctcttctccatttcgatcccaattagtcgaatgcgtaatcaaatactacaaactgggaacaaaatagtTCACACTCCACTTATTTTGAAGGCAAGTGTCAAAAATGCGTCACAACCTGTCTTTTGCTCtgtcagtcgtctgagctttcttcctgtgatttcctactgtgtgcctgttcattgaacgcaccttgagtccactgcaggaatgatttagctttttcttctgcttcttctgAGTAGGCAATGCCAATGCTGTCGCGTGGCTTCCACTCTGCTTGCGCGCTCCCGTGGAGCCTTAATTAGCACGTCATACTTCTCAATGAGGAGTGCGTGTCCAGCGAGCGcttcagtgcgtgaagccatcttcctgcgcCATCTCGCACACATGCTGAAAGAGGCGTGTCGCTTACTTAAGGCGTTTTCCACATATCGGTAGACAGACTGCTATGTGTGTATTGTGTacctgcctttaaaacagagttggccggctgtctcgtatttattttttaacgtaCCGGTACTAAGAAAAAACACATATGAGATGAAACTCTTACAACTACTTTGTGTGACATGCGCTGACTCTTTGGCTCTTTTAGTTTACTTTGGTATTTGAGCAATGTATTAAGTTGCCAGGTAGTTCATGTGGCAatttctcatctttcttttgttttcaggtATTTCAACAGCTGTCTTGGTCCTGCTGAAATGGGAGGTATGAGTAGTTACTACTTGGCCATATAATATACCACCGTCCCCACTGGATTATACACagcaatacaatttttaataaatacagaaatattcAGAAACATGAAGTGTTATAACAACACTGAACGACAAGattacatataaaaaataaaagcattgggCCCTTTAAcaccaatatttttcttttaatagaAGAATGGCTTTCAGCCAATGTTGTGAATCTAAATGCTCTCTCATTGATGTCAAATGTAACACAATTGtgaatgaatttttctctctctctgtcagaCCCTTCTTACAACAGAGACTGTCCCCTGGATTGCAAAGTTTACGTTGGGAATCTTGGGAATAATGGCAATAAGGCAGAGTTGGAGTCGGCTTTTGGTTACTTTGGTCCTTTAAGAAGTGTTTGGGTTGCCAGGAACCCACCGGGGTTTGCCTTTGTCGAGTTTGAAGATCCGAGAGACGCCTCTGATGCTGTGAAAGAACTGGATGGAAGGTAacacctgtttttttgttgttttttgtcagtgGTCATCATATGCCATCACCAGTTGCTATTTACTAACCGtaaagttcttctttttttttgcttgtaagATCAATGTGCGGATGTCAAGTCCGTGTTGAATTATCAACTGGGGAGAAACGTTCCAGAAGCCGTGGTCCTCCTCCATCCTGGAGTCGAAACCCGAGGGATGAGGGCAGGCGCCGTAGCTCTCCAGCTCGACGCAGGTATGTTTCTAAATCCACGCCGAGCTTTTAGCGTGTCATTTGCAGTAGGTAAACA harbors:
- the srsf3a gene encoding serine/arginine-rich splicing factor 3a, whose amino-acid sequence is MGDPSYNRDCPLDCKVYVGNLGNNGNKAELESAFGYFGPLRSVWVARNPPGFAFVEFEDPRDASDAVKELDGRSMCGCQVRVELSTGEKRSRSRGPPPSWSRNPRDEGRRRSSPARRRSPRRRSLSRSRSRSLSRDRRRYRSTSREKTNKRSRSFSRSKSRSRSNDRK